The sequence GGTTGCATGCTCTGGAAGATTAGGTGGTGCTGAGATGTCTAGAACAGAATGGTACATTAAAGGTAGAATGCCGTTACAAACAATTAGGGCAGATATAGATTATGGTGTTGCAGATTCATTTACTACTTATGGTATTATTGGTGTAAAAGTATGGATATTTAAAGGTGAGAGAATTGAGGATACAAGTAAAATAAAAAGAGAGGTTGAAGCCAGTGTTAATGCCTAAAAAAACTAAATATAGGAAAGCATTTAAAGGTAGAATTAGGGGAAGAGTTGCTACTAAAAACAACAGCTTGGTATTTGGTGATTTTGCATTGATATCCGATGAAAAGGGTAGGATTACTAGTAGACAAATAGAATCTGGCAGAATTGCAATAAATAGATCTGTTAAGAAAGGTGGTAAACTCACTATTAGAATATTTCCACATCATCCTGTAACAAAAAAGCCAGCAGAAACAAGGATGGGTAAAGGGAAAGGTGCTGTTGAATATTATGTTGCAAGGGTGAAGAAAGGGACAGTTCTTTATGAGATAGCAGATGTTGATGAAAAAGGTGCCAGAGAAGCTTTTAGACTTGCAGCACATAAAATGCCTGTTAAATGTAAGTTTTTATCTAAAAATGTATAAACATATTATGGGGATTAATAATGAATGTAAGTGAAATAAGAGAATTGAATATTAACGAATTGTATGGTAAATTAACTGAATTTAATGAAGAGTTGTTTCGTTTAAGATTTAGATTAAAAACTGGTGAGTTAGAAGATACTTCTAGAATTAGTAAAACAAAAAAAAATATAGCAAGAATTAAGACAATAATAAGAGCAAAAGAGGACCAAAGTGATAGATAGAAAAACAAGAAAAACAAGAAGAGGTGTAGTTGTAAGCGATAAAATGGATAAATCGGTTGTTGTTTTAGTTGAAGAACTGAAAAAACATCCAAAATATCATAAATACATAAAACGTAGCAAAAGATATATTGTTCATGATGAAAAAGGAGAATCATTACCTGGGGACATAGTTGAGATTGTTGAGACTAGACCTATAAGTAAACTTAAAAGATGGAGATTATTACGCCTTTTAGAAAGACCTGTTGATGTAAAAGAAATAGAATAAATGAAATTAGGAGTGTAGGGAAATGATACAGGTTAACACTAATTTAGTTGTAGCAGATAATTCAGGAGCAAAGATTATTAAATGTATAAAAGTATTGGGTGGTTCTAAAAAAAGATATGGTCGATTAGGTGATATCATTGTTGCTAGCGTTAGAGATGCTGCACCTGATAGTAATGTCAAGAAGGGTTCTGTTGTTAGGGCAATTGTAGTTAGAACAAAGAAAGAGAAGAGAAGAAATGACGGAACGTATATAAAATTTGATGATAATGCCGCAGTTGTGGTAAATAAGCAGGTTGAGCCTATTGGCACAAGAGTTTTTGGCCCTGTTGCAAGAGAGCTTAGGCAAAGGGGTTATCTTAAGATAATATCGATGGCACCTGAGGTTTTATAGGAGGTATAAATGCAAGGTAAATATAAATTAAAGAAAGATGATAGTGTTATAGTGACTGTTGGTAGAGATAAGGATAAAATATCAAAAATAATAAATGTTAATAGAAAAAAGGGTAAAGTTATTGTAGAAAATGTTAATATAGCAAAGAAACACACAAAACCAACACAAGAAAATCCTGATGGTGGTATTATTGAAAAGACTATGCCAATAGATATATCAAATGTTATGTATTATTGTAAGAAATGTAAAGGCGGTGTGAGGCTTGGCTATACTTATCTGAAGGAAGGTAAAAAAAGTAGGTATTGCAAAAAATGTGGAGAAATAATAGATAAATAGGGGTTTAAGATAATGGAAAGGTTATACGAGAAATATAAAAATAGTGTGATTCCCAAGTTGATGGATAGGTTTAAATATGAGAATTTAATGGAAGTGCCAAAAATTGATAAGATTGTATTAAATATGGGTGTGGGTGAAGCTGTTACAAATGCTAAAATAATAGAAAAAGCTGTAGGGGACTTAAGAGCTATTTCTGGTCAACAGCCTGTAATCACCAAAGCAAAAAAATCAATTGCTGGTTTTAAATTAAGGAATGGTATGCCTATAGGATGTAAAGTAACGTTAAGACGCATGAGAGCTTATGAGTTCTTAGAGAGATTAATTAATATTGCGCTTCCTAGGGTGAGAGATTTTAGAGGGGTTAATCCTAATTCCTTTGATGGTAGAGGTAATTATGCTTTAGGAATTAAGGAACAAATTGTATTCCCTGATATAAACTATGACAAAGTTGATAAAATAAGAGGTCTAGATATTGTGATTAATACTACAGCAAAAACAGATGAAGAAGCAAAAGAATTATTAAAAGCAATTGGTATGCCCTTTGCATAAAGGAGGTATGAATGGCAAAAAAATCAAAATATTATAGCGCTTTTAAGAAGAAAAAGTTTAAGGTTAGAGAATATAATAGGTGTCCTATTTGTGGTAGATCAAGAGCATATATAAGAAGGTTTGATATGTGTAGAATTTGTTTTAGGAAATATGCACACAATGGATATATTCCAGGTGTTGTTAAATCTAGTTGGTAAAGGAGTTTATGTATGAGTATGTCTGATCCCATAGGAGATATGTTATCGTCAATAAAAAATGCTATAACTATGAAACATAATGAGGTAGTAATATCGCATTCAAAAATGAAGGAATCAATAGTTAAACTATTGCTACAAGAAGGCTTTATAAAAGACTATAATGTTAATGAAGAGAACAAGAAAAAGAGTTTAGTGATTATATTGAAGTATACTGAG comes from Deferribacterota bacterium and encodes:
- the rplP gene encoding 50S ribosomal protein L16, which gives rise to MLMPKKTKYRKAFKGRIRGRVATKNNSLVFGDFALISDEKGRITSRQIESGRIAINRSVKKGGKLTIRIFPHHPVTKKPAETRMGKGKGAVEYYVARVKKGTVLYEIADVDEKGAREAFRLAAHKMPVKCKFLSKNV
- the rpmC gene encoding 50S ribosomal protein L29 translates to MNVSEIRELNINELYGKLTEFNEELFRLRFRLKTGELEDTSRISKTKKNIARIKTIIRAKEDQSDR
- the rpsQ gene encoding 30S ribosomal protein S17, whose translation is MDRKTRKTRRGVVVSDKMDKSVVVLVEELKKHPKYHKYIKRSKRYIVHDEKGESLPGDIVEIVETRPISKLKRWRLLRLLERPVDVKEIE
- the rplN gene encoding 50S ribosomal protein L14, translating into MIQVNTNLVVADNSGAKIIKCIKVLGGSKKRYGRLGDIIVASVRDAAPDSNVKKGSVVRAIVVRTKKEKRRNDGTYIKFDDNAAVVVNKQVEPIGTRVFGPVARELRQRGYLKIISMAPEVL
- the rplX gene encoding 50S ribosomal protein L24, producing the protein MQGKYKLKKDDSVIVTVGRDKDKISKIINVNRKKGKVIVENVNIAKKHTKPTQENPDGGIIEKTMPIDISNVMYYCKKCKGGVRLGYTYLKEGKKSRYCKKCGEIIDK
- the rplE gene encoding 50S ribosomal protein L5 is translated as MERLYEKYKNSVIPKLMDRFKYENLMEVPKIDKIVLNMGVGEAVTNAKIIEKAVGDLRAISGQQPVITKAKKSIAGFKLRNGMPIGCKVTLRRMRAYEFLERLINIALPRVRDFRGVNPNSFDGRGNYALGIKEQIVFPDINYDKVDKIRGLDIVINTTAKTDEEAKELLKAIGMPFA
- a CDS encoding type Z 30S ribosomal protein S14 translates to MAKKSKYYSAFKKKKFKVREYNRCPICGRSRAYIRRFDMCRICFRKYAHNGYIPGVVKSSW
- the rpsH gene encoding 30S ribosomal protein S8; its protein translation is MSMSDPIGDMLSSIKNAITMKHNEVVISHSKMKESIVKLLLQEGFIKDYNVNEENKKKSLVIILKYTEDGEPVIRGLKRVSLPSRRRYIKPKDMPLVLGGLGTGIISTSKGLKTVKECKHLHIGGEYICQLW